The genomic window acacttttgAACGGCTACGTGTTATAATGGCGCACGCTTCTCCTTGTCTATATGTCACGTGGGCCATCTTTGCTTGCCAGCAGGTAGAAATACTTGACACCCACCACCACTTGTGTCTCTGCGGAGGTCACCTTCATGATGGACATCAACCTGCAGAGAGGTCGGTAGGGGAAAAACGAATTTCTAAAAACATGTCTGCGATGTCACCACGGGCGAGGAGGAGCTGTCAAAATCACCTTTGGCAAATGTCCTGCGAgagcttctctgccttttggggGTCTTCCCTCACTAGAGCCTGATAGCTGGAGAAAGATTCCACAAAGCCCATGAAGCCGCAGAGCGGCATGGGCGTCTTCACCCATACGTTCTCGCGCCTGCAGCGGAAAATCATCCACAATGTCGTTTCTCCCGTTCAGGATAGCGAGAAGACGGTGCCTATTCCAGGTCGCTGCACACTTACCACTCTTTGTCAGCGTAAGGGATGGAATTGTAGGCCTCCCGGTACAAGTCAATCGAATTTGGACCGAGATGAGGACTGCGATAAGGACGCAAAGCCTCATAGAACTGAAGAAGAGCAAATTACAAGCGCAAGATTCACAGATGGGACTTGTTGCTTTTAGCAAGGCCCAACTGTTGGCTGacgtttaccaaaaaaaaacctcacctcTTTGCAAACTTGGTTGAGGGACTGCGGGCAGCAGCCCGGATAGTCCAGTTCCATATCCAGAGTGTAGTTGAGCAAAGCCAGGCAACCGTGAGGCTTCAGGACCCTGTGGGCTTCATCCAAGAAGCGCCGTCTGTCAAACCAGTGGTAGGCGGACATGGCCGTTATGAGGTCCACTGAGCTGTCAGCAAACGGGAGCTCCTCAGCCACGCACTGTCTGAAGGTGCAACCATCCATACACATGCACAAAAAACACCTTTAACATTCAGGACGCTGGCATCCATCCCAGCATTTCTCATCAGGGTTGTTGGTAGGAATGGGAGTCGTGAACCGGTTCTTGCCTGGGATTGCTTTGTTTACCTGATAATTGCATTTCACAGAAAAAATACCAACTGACTTTAGGCAAGGGAGAAATGGTGACATTTGACATCAAAACGATGGGCTTGCACAGTTATGTCATTTTCATATTTAAATATGAGTTGAATCGTCTCCAAGTTACCTATAAGTGACGTTTGGCTCTCGAGCGCGCTGCAAAGCCACCTCCAGCTGGGCGGGGCTCACGTCCGTGCCCACCACGGACGCAAAGTGTTTGGCCAGCAGCACCGTACCTTGCCCAGAGCCGCAGCCCACATCCACGGCCAGCAACAAGGGTCCGCCTTTCTAACGAGAACATTTGCTCTTGATGGCTACTTGCGTCCCAAAAAACGTGTGCGCATTTTGACGCTTGAGCGCCTACCTGTTTTTCCACAAATGTAATCACATGCTGGATCAGCTGATCCGATGGGGAAACTCTGTACTTCCAATAAGAAGCGGCATGAGCTTTGCCCTCAAATAGACGGTGAGCCATGATCAGTTGAAAGATTGGAACTACTCGTCGGAGACTAGAGGACCGCGCTCAATATTCAGGTCACATGGTCGAAGAAGCACAGAAACAAAAAGGCAGTAACAGTGGGCCGATTGCAAAACTGGGAGGCCCCATTAGAAGGTTTGACAGTGAGCGCCTTTAAAGGGAAAGCGTCTTATTTTCTTGTTGGTTGTCATCGTGGAACGCTGCAGACAACACTAAGCCATGGCTAATTTCACGCTGTAAATCAATGCCCAATTCGGATTGTTAAATATCCTTTTATGTCAATTGTTCAAATGCGTGAATGGAACGCTTCCGTGGTGTGGCACGCATGCGCGCAACGCACGACCTCGAGTGACACGCACAAGAATTGTGTTTATCATCATCAAGGTTTGTTGATGAGTCGTCTGGACAATTTGTCGAACTGAAAAACATGTTTGTTATTGTAGAATGCCCCACGAGAGCACTTTGCGACTAATTGTTCTCGAGGGACAGCGATAGGGACAAATAATGACCTGTTGACCAGCTATGAATAGAAAAATGTTTTCATCATGTTCTGTTTGTGTTTGCATTGTAATTACATTTAATCGTAGAAGCTTCGATCTTAGTTTAACCTCACTCATGCAATATAAATATCCGTCAGAACTGAAATTAAATCGACTAACCGTTTTCAAAACAAGTAAAACCAATTAAGAAAAACAGCAACCGAATATGGCAAACtcgtaaaattaaaattaaataaaaaaaatcctgttatTTAGCACTTGGAgttcaattaaaataaaattacaaattcacAAACACTTGGAGTtgctttcttaaaaaaaaaaacaaagacctaGATCTTGACAGACTGACTCACATCAAATCAATCACATAAACAGCCttttctaataaaaaaaaagtacctttATCTGTATTATATTTATGATATTAAACAATCACaactattttttaaatttataattttaaattttttattaaATGGACGAATGAACTCAATCTTCATGAATCACGTCATTTACATCCATCTGCACATGCCACGTGGCTGTAAATGAGTTGTTCTGATCCAATGTCAGATTGGAATTGATTACATCGCATGTAAACAGATGATCAGAGATCTTGGATCAGAATGAGCAAAAAGTCTGCACGGTAACTCGATTCAAAGACCTCAGAATGGGGCCTTAAAATGGCAACAGGGGGAAAATGACAGGATGTGGCTCGGTTCACCgtacaacaagaaaaaaaggcTGACAAGAGGGAAACGCTTGGAACAGGAGTTGAAGTTCGTCCTGACACTTTACGTGACACTGGAAATAACAGCTCAACTCCAAATATTTTATTGCACaataaaaatcattttatttgattgGCAGCGTCGCATCCCTGTTGGCTGAAGTCAGAGCGCTCTATCCAAGGCTTGACGAAAGGCCAACATCCGCCGAGTTGTTGGGGCGTCGACGTGACAGGCAGCCATTGGTCGGCTCGGGTCCCAAAGGTCACGCCGTGCTCTTCTCAAAGCCTTTAACTAGCCGGCGGCGCCCACACTGGTTCGGAGGGGCGGTCGCGCGTCTCCCGGCTGCATGTGTGTCCTGCGCTCACTGAGTGCGCTTGCGTCCAGGTTGTTTATGATGGAAAATGTTTCCGTTGGCGCAATCCTCACTCTCTCTGGTTTGAATTTCCCATTTGCGTACCGAATAATCCTGTTTGCTCTGGTGTTGCTGTGCTACCTTGTCATCCTGCTGAATAATT from Syngnathus scovelli strain Florida chromosome 8, RoL_Ssco_1.2, whole genome shotgun sequence includes these protein-coding regions:
- the LOC125974054 gene encoding putative methyltransferase DDB_G0268948, which produces MAHRLFEGKAHAASYWKYRVSPSDQLIQHVITFVEKQKGGPLLLAVDVGCGSGQGTVLLAKHFASVVGTDVSPAQLEVALQRAREPNVTYRQCVAEELPFADSSVDLITAMSAYHWFDRRRFLDEAHRVLKPHGCLALLNYTLDMELDYPGCCPQSLNQVCKEFYEALRPYRSPHLGPNSIDLYREAYNSIPYADKEWRENVWVKTPMPLCGFMGFVESFSSYQALVREDPQKAEKLSQDICQRLMSIMKVTSAETQVVVGVKYFYLLASKDGPRDI